In Providencia sneebia DSM 19967, one DNA window encodes the following:
- a CDS encoding aminotransferase class V-fold PLP-dependent enzyme: MKETFFIKTLFSPSAPYFQEGIDLCIDAFSQQKDEVNTFNKDVLGNTFSSLTIPEEPASIKNYLSDILETIIPACSHLASPTYLGHMTSPLPSFIPEIGRLIQTLNQNMVKMETSRGLTLLERQLLKLLHQEIFNCNDDFYADINQDFSKTTGIFTSGGTMANLTAMWVATRQARQNSESRLAVIGSELLHYSFDKAAALLGFELYRLPVNQQQKVYVDHIEQQIQACTKQGITVAAIVGIAGTTDFGSIDPLFEIAELGRRYGIHVHIDAAWGGAFILSHKHKFLLAGIELADTVTIDGHKQMLMPIGTGMLFFKKPELSRVLIHTAPYAVRKTSLDQGRFTLEGTRPANMLYLHACLHLIGKQGYGELFGTAMDNIKNMASYIKNHPAFELLTEPTINILSYRFIPKRFRNKALTAEDNQQISEFNCLLQKIQRSRGKSFVSRSERKFACHGNKALVFLRVVLLNPCVEKEHILFMLQDQLDIADDIEQNYDQLKSK, from the coding sequence ATGAAAGAAACCTTTTTTATTAAGACGTTATTTTCACCTTCCGCACCTTATTTTCAGGAAGGTATTGATTTGTGTATTGACGCGTTTTCTCAGCAAAAAGATGAAGTTAATACATTTAATAAAGACGTATTGGGGAATACATTTTCTTCGTTAACCATTCCTGAAGAGCCGGCAAGTATCAAGAATTATCTCTCTGATATTCTAGAAACGATTATTCCAGCTTGTTCTCATTTGGCCAGTCCCACCTATTTAGGCCATATGACTAGCCCTTTGCCATCATTTATTCCGGAGATTGGGCGTTTAATCCAGACGTTAAATCAAAATATGGTAAAGATGGAAACCAGCAGAGGATTAACGTTGTTGGAACGCCAATTACTAAAGTTATTACATCAGGAAATTTTCAATTGTAATGATGATTTCTACGCCGATATAAACCAAGATTTTAGTAAAACCACTGGAATTTTTACTAGTGGTGGGACAATGGCCAATTTAACTGCGATGTGGGTTGCTACACGTCAGGCTAGGCAAAATTCGGAAAGTCGATTGGCGGTTATTGGTTCTGAGCTACTGCATTACTCCTTTGACAAAGCGGCGGCACTGTTGGGGTTTGAGTTATATCGTTTACCGGTTAATCAGCAACAAAAGGTATATGTTGATCATATTGAACAACAAATTCAGGCGTGCACAAAGCAGGGGATTACCGTTGCAGCCATCGTCGGGATTGCTGGGACAACGGATTTTGGTTCCATTGACCCACTGTTTGAGATTGCCGAATTAGGAAGACGGTATGGCATCCATGTGCATATAGATGCAGCATGGGGTGGTGCGTTTATCTTAAGCCATAAGCACAAATTCCTGCTGGCAGGTATTGAGCTAGCAGATACAGTGACGATCGACGGCCATAAACAAATGCTCATGCCGATTGGCACTGGCATGCTGTTCTTTAAAAAACCAGAACTTTCACGTGTTCTTATACATACGGCGCCTTATGCAGTACGCAAAACATCACTTGATCAGGGGCGATTTACCCTTGAAGGAACGCGCCCTGCGAATATGCTTTATCTACACGCATGTCTGCATCTGATTGGTAAGCAAGGCTATGGTGAGCTTTTTGGGACGGCGATGGATAACATCAAAAACATGGCTAGCTATATCAAGAATCATCCCGCCTTTGAACTATTAACTGAACCGACAATAAATATCTTAAGCTACCGATTTATACCGAAACGCTTTAGAAATAAAGCATTAACTGCGGAGGACAACCAACAGATTAGTGAGTTTAATTGTCTGTTGCAAAAGATCCAGCGCAGTAGAGGGAAAAGCTTTGTTTCACGCAGCGAACGAAAATTTGCTTGTCATGGTAATAAGGCGCTGGTTTTTTTACGTGTTGTGTTACTTAACCCATGCGTAGAAAAAGAGCATATTTTGTTTATGTTGCAGGATCAATTGGATATTGCCGATGATATTGAACAAAATTATGACCAGTTAAAGAGTAAATAA
- a CDS encoding MFS transporter encodes MVHEAQITVSAMRAFIDQNKISRFQWKVIIICFFIVLLDGFDISIVAYLAPVLKKEMSLTPDSLSWLFVVGMLGLMLGSMIFGPLADKFGRKKLLIFSTFVYGVGSILCGLVTDLHSLILFRFLTGIGLGGAMPICISLCSEYSPQRYRMLLCTLSWSGFTIGIAIGGAIANVVLQQLSWHWLFYFGGFLPLLCVPLIFFICQSHSNA; translated from the coding sequence ATGGTACATGAAGCGCAAATTACGGTTAGCGCAATGAGAGCGTTTATTGACCAGAATAAAATAAGCCGTTTTCAATGGAAGGTCATTATTATTTGTTTTTTCATTGTGTTGCTGGATGGTTTTGACATTTCCATTGTTGCTTATCTTGCTCCAGTATTAAAAAAAGAAATGAGCCTGACCCCTGATTCCCTTTCCTGGCTATTTGTTGTCGGGATGCTGGGGTTAATGCTCGGCAGTATGATTTTTGGACCGCTGGCTGATAAGTTCGGCAGAAAAAAACTGCTGATATTTTCAACATTCGTTTATGGAGTTGGGTCTATTTTATGTGGTCTAGTGACTGATCTTCATTCGCTTATTTTATTTCGGTTTTTAACAGGCATCGGCTTGGGTGGAGCGATGCCGATATGTATTTCACTATGTTCTGAATATTCTCCTCAGCGCTATCGTATGCTGCTGTGTACTCTGAGTTGGAGCGGCTTCACCATCGGTATTGCCATCGGTGGCGCGATTGCTAATGTCGTGTTGCAGCAGCTAAGTTGGCACTGGCTATTTTATTTTGGTGGATTTCTTCCCCTTCTTTGCGTGCCTCTAATTTTTTTTATTTGCCAGAGTCACTCGAATGCTTAA